Proteins from a genomic interval of Capsicum annuum cultivar UCD-10X-F1 chromosome 4, UCD10Xv1.1, whole genome shotgun sequence:
- the LOC107869221 gene encoding LRR receptor-like serine/threonine-protein kinase RGI5 encodes MALTGKIPHEFGNLSFLVSLDLGSNNFHGNLPQAMARLRRLKFLRLSVNNFRGEVPSWFGFLHRLQLLNLGNNSFTGSIPSSFSNISTLETLNLNFNSIEGQIPKVIGSLINLRELHLRGNKLIGSIPLSLSNASRLETLDIIFNSFQGNIPEGIVNLHNMKFLGIQYNQLTGSIPFTIFNISRIEVIAFTGNSLSGYLLSCLCNGLPILKGLYLSYNKLRGHMPTSLSNCSQLQILFLLENEFDGPIHSEIGSLTNLQILTLGTNHFTGIIPQQIGNLVNLVELGMEENHITGSVPISIFNISSLQLLSLTQNNLSGFLPREIGNLTNMQRLQISGNKLIGEIPKEIRNLVELEKLDLSANSFSDLLDMNIFNISWLRAIDIPSNNLSGSLPPNIGSILPNIEDLYLGNLTNLVGTIPHSIFNCSKLTKLELSGLPLLLFLIPPPIGTFLKEPPFVQYLLQPLQKYL; translated from the exons ATGGCTCTTACAGGCAAGATTCCCCATGAATTTGGAAACCTCTCATTTCTTGTTTCTCTCGACTTGGGAAGCAACAATTTCCATGGAAATTTGCCTCAAGCAATGGCGCGCTTGCGTCGGCTTAAGTTTCTTAGGTTAAGTGTCAACAACTTCAGAGGCGAGGTACCTTCTTGGTTTGGGTTTTTACACCGACTTCAATTGCTAAATCTTGGGAATAATAGTTTCACTGGTTCCATCCCGTCTTCATTTTCTAATATTTCCACACTTGAGACTTTAAATCTGAACTTCAATTCCATAGAGGGTCAAATCCCAAAAGTAATTGGAAGTCTTATAAACCTTAGAGAATTACACTTAAGGGGTAACAAGCTCATAGGTTCCATTCCTCTGTCACTCTCGAATGCCTCGAGGTTGGAGActttagatataatttttaattcatttcaaGGAAACATTCCAGAAGGGATTGTCAATCTTCACAACATGAAGTTTTTGGGCATACAGTATAATCAGCTAACGGGTTCTATACCATTCACAATTTTCAATATCTCAAGAATTGAAGTCATTGCATTTACAGGCAATAGCTTATCAGGATATCTTCTCAGTTGTTTATGCAATGGTCTCCCAATACTCAAAGGGCTTTATCTATCTTACAACAAGCTTCGCGGTCATATGCCTACAAGCTTGTCAAATTGTTCACAACttcaaattttgtttttattGGAAAATGAGTTTGATGGACCAATACATAGTGAAATAGGAAGTTTAACTAATCTGCAGATCTTGACTCTCGGAACTAACCATTTCACTG GGATAATTCCACAACAAATTGGAAATCTTGTTAATTTGGTAGAGTTGGGCATGGAGGAAAACCATATTACCGGCTCTGTCCCTATCTCCATATTCAATATCTCATCTCTGCAACTTTTGTCACTTACGCAGAACAATCTTAGTGGATTCTTACCACGGGAGATTGGCAACTTAACCAACATGCAACGTCTACAGATTAGTGGAAATAAGCTTATAG GTGAAATACCCAAAGAGATAAGGAATCTCGTTGAGTTGGAGAAACTTGATCTTTCAGCTAATAGTTTTAGTGATTTGCTTGATATGAACATCTTCAACATATCATGGTTGAGAGCAATTGATATTCCATCCAATAATCTATCAGGAAGCCTCCCACCAAACATAGGTTCTATCTTACCCAACATTGAAGATCTTTATCTGGGCAACTTAACCAATCTTGTTGGAACTATTCCTCATTCCATCTTCAATTGTTCAAAACTTACTAAACTAGAGCTTTCAGGCTTGCCTCTTCTACTCTTTCTAATACCACCACCAATTGGAACATTCCTTAAAGAACCACCTTTTGTCCAATACCTTCTACAACCTTTGCAAAAATACCTAtag